A single Corticium candelabrum chromosome 12, ooCorCand1.1, whole genome shotgun sequence DNA region contains:
- the LOC134188102 gene encoding uncharacterized protein LOC134188102, with product MWFEIYASEESNRTHGVTSSHEHGYVVLSPYIHVRDNAIWMYLYHPQEYVNLNSIAVMNFFEWKKEEQRKTCTYYRRERSKKPTQECQTLYFVCCRSHKANKKDSENKRKPRMQKRMETICLSRINAKFYPASQRALHNTAGH from the exons ATGTGGTTTGAAATTTATGCAAGTGAAGAGTCTAACAGAACACATGGTGTCACATCATCACATGAACATGGGTATGTTGTTCTTTCACCCTATATTCATGTCAGAGATAATGCCATATGGATGTATTTGTACCATCCACAGGAATACGTGAACTTGAATTCAATAGCAGTGATGAATTTTTTTGAGTGGAAAAAGGAGGAACAGAGGAAGACATGCACATACTACAGAAGAGAGAGGTCAAAGAAGCCAACCCAAG AGTGTCAGACCCTGTACTTTGTCTGCTGTCGAAgtcacaaagcaaacaaaaaagacagcgaaaacaagagaaaacCAAGAATGCAAAAACGAATGGAAACAATCTGTCTCTCCAGGATCAACGCAAAATTTTATCCTGCGTCACAGAGAGCACTTCATAACACGGCAGGACATTAG
- the LOC134187552 gene encoding uncharacterized protein K02A2.6-like, translating into MTCKTCISCQAVSQPLPPAPVKSTALPQGPWEDLATDLLGPLPTGETLLVTVDYYSRYFEVDILRSTTAQSVINRLNVHFARYGIPRSIRTDNGPQFIASEFTAFLNELGIQHRRNTPLWPRANGEVERQNRTLLKAIKVANLEQKPWRVELQRFLLAYRSTPHSTTGVSPAELLFRRPMRSKLPAITDTVSDDVSVRDRDSARKQTTKDYADQSSRALDHPVTEGDRVLVRNTTPANKLSPTFLPDPYTVVSRHGDQLVLESPGKVKVKRNVQLTKPVCERKERDEDVEISAGSSESANTDSNTQADTGDQAAATTPTQDMSEPEIQQSERPKRTIVPPARFKSFVTSFR; encoded by the coding sequence ATGACGTGTAAAACTTGTATCAGTTGTCAAGCCGTCAGTCAGCCGCTTCCTCCAGCTCCAGTCAAATCAACGGCACTACCACAAGGACCGTGGGAAGACCTAGCCACAGATTTGCTGGGACCTCTACCGACAGGAGAAACGCTACTCGTCACCGTAGACTACTACAGCCGCTACTTCGAGGTTGACATTCTACGGTCTACTACCGCGCAGTCCGTCATCAACCGTCTCAATGTTCATTTTGCACGGTACGGTATCCCGCGAAGCATTCGCACCGACAACGGACCGCAGTTCATTGCTTCCGAGTTCACTGCTTTCCTCAACGAGCTAGGAATCCAGCATCGCCGGAACACACCTCTTTGGCCACGGGCAAATGGAGAAGTAGAACGACAGAACCGTACTCTGTTGAAGGCCATCAAGGTCGCGAATCTTGAACAGAAACCATGGCGAGTGGAGTTACAAAGATTTCTACTAGCCTACCGGTCTACACCTCATTCAACAACAGGTGTCAGTCCCGCCGAGCTACTCTTTCGCCGTCCAATGCGCAGCAAGCTACCCGCTATCACGGATACGGTAAGTGATGACGTATCTGTTCGTGATCGTGACTCTGCACGTAAGCAAACCACGAAAGATTATGCTGACCAGTCGAGTCGTGCCCTGGACCATCCTGTCACAGAGGGAGACAGAGTTCTTGTCAGAAATACGACTCCTGCGAATAAGCTCAGTCCTACTTTCTTGCCGGATCCGTACACAGTTGTTTCTCGTCACGGGGATCAGCTTGTCCTCGAATCTCCGGGAAAAGTCAAGGTTAAACGCAACGTCCAGCTGACGAAGCCGGTATGCGAAAGGAAGGAAAGAGATGAGGACGTTGAGATATCAGCAGGCAGCAGTGAAAGTGCAAACACCGACAGCAACACCCAGGCAGATACTGGAGACCAAGCTGCAGCCACGACCCCGACACAAGACATGTCTGAGCCAGAGATACAACAATCAGAACGACCGAAGCGAACTATAGTCCCTCCTGCGCGATTTAAATCGTTTGTGACTTCGTTTCGTTAG
- the LOC134188058 gene encoding uncharacterized protein LOC134188058, giving the protein MTSRVLLFLMIICVWNDIKEARAMDDYDVDPESIVRSVHIDSSHHAHIQQGGVKIWRFDIAAEECESARVHLDAFVMAPGDYVLVYGLDANGRTIGMERFEGKGWRDAGDVNSRRVWAKHIVLELHATNGQSHFHLTYVHYSDCYYERLGKPNKLCSGGAGWKNLVCFKNDVPQLYQLGDAVFKLRYVRNGTGRVATGWKATDDGHCMTNNHAVNTDQVVRTLELLYKYDATTCNGSTGRVNATYHGDRMIQTNGPLDFTIFTVRENITRVRCLPRTTSIPPTTSMLLIVHHPNGKVKKLSYKSNVDAGRVCKRNASCATNKVCYNCDTVNGSSGAPVIYRPNSTSSFYVFALHKGAPASGCPNRGIKMSKIIPAAGNNLGPCT; this is encoded by the exons ATGACGTCTCGAGTTCTTCTGTTTCTGATGATCATTTGTGTCTGGAACGACATCAAGGAAG CGCGTGCGATGGATGATTATGACGTCGATCCCGAATCGATCGTCCGCTCGGTTCACATTGATAGCTCTCACCACGCCCACATTCAACAAGGCGGAGTCAAAATCTGGCGCTTCGACATCGCAGCCGAAGAATGCGAGTCCGCTCGAGTGCATCTCGATGCATTCGTCATGGCGCCGGGAGACTACGTCCTCGTGTACGGCCTCGATGCAAACGGGCGGACTATCGGAATGGAGAGATTCGAGGGTAAAGGATGGCGGGATGCCGGAGACGTAAACAGCCGTCGCGTTTGGGCTAAACATATCGTGCTCGAGCTGCACGCTACAAATGGCCAATCTCACTTTCATCTCACTTACGTTCACTACTCCGACTGCTACTATGAACGACTGGGCAAGCCCAACAAGCTATGCTCGGGGGGAGCCGGATGGAAAAACTTAGTCTGCTTTAAGAACGACGTACCACAACTTTACCAACTCGGGGATGCCGTCTTTAAACTGCGTTATGTCAGGAACGGGACTGGAAGAGTAGCGACAGGATGGAAAGCGACCGACGACGGACACTGCATGACTAACAATCACGCCGTCAATACCGACCAGGTGGTCCGTACTCTCGAACTCCTCTATAAATACGACGCCACGACTTGCAATGGTAGCACCGGAAGGGTCAACGCCACGTACCACGGAGACCGCATGATTCAGACAAACGGTCCACTCGACTTCACTATCTTTACAGTGAGAGAGAacataacgcgcgttagatgTCTACCCCGCACAACCTCGATTCCGCCGACGACCAGCATGCTACTCATCGTTCACCATCCAAACGGAAAAGTCAAGAAATTGTCCTACAAGTCAAACGTCGACGCCGGAAGAGTGTGCAAACGTAATGCGTCCTGTGCTACGAATAAGGTCTGCTACAACTGTGATACGGTCAATGGATCATCCGGGGCTCCTGTCATCTACAGACCTAACTCGACTTCTTCATTCTACGTATTTGCGTTGCACAAAGGTGCTCCAGCATCGGGATGTCCCAACAGAGGAATAAAAATGTCCAAAATTATACCCGCTGCTGGCAATAACCTTGGACCTTGTACTTGA